The following are encoded in a window of Brachyhypopomus gauderio isolate BG-103 chromosome 18, BGAUD_0.2, whole genome shotgun sequence genomic DNA:
- the LOC143481496 gene encoding prolyl 4-hydroxylase subunit alpha-1 — MDEFYSSTDPERFISNPLTAFRLVRQLRNAGIAIEDVARRNISEDFSALRSKAEFLPSDTDLDGVVIALLRLQDLYKLDPKNMTGLAKALNLNPDECFHIAMVANQKNQFQHAALWMQETLRKLDEVPDAVVTKQEVLQRLASVPFPARNLPIALGLSQVLPPHVVMDVKTLLQLAHSSRLVESIKDWDEAQLSISSFDNAPQAHSWHSDYEALCRGEGIKMTPQRQRKMVCRYTTGGGNPRLIYAPAKQEQEWDQPLILRFHDFLTISEIKVIKELSRSKLARAKVVDPVTGEKVSTTVRVSKSAWLSEDESPVVARVNQRIGDVTGLDMETAEDLQIANYGIGGQYEPHYDSALVNDSYVELQGRRIATVLVYMSDVEVGGSTVFPSVGAALRPKMGSAVVWFNLLKSGEEDARTLHAACPVFLGSKWVANKWIRSLGQEFRRKCSLSSTE; from the exons ATGGATGAGTTCTACTCATCAACAG ACCCTGAAAGGTTTATCAGTAACCCGCTCACAGCATTCAGGCTTGTGAGACAGCTGAGGAATGCGGGCATAGCCATTGAAGATGTCGCCAGAAGAAACATCTCAGAGG ATTTCAGTGCACTAAGGTCAAAAGCCGAGTTTCTCCCCAGTGACACAGATTTAGATGGGGTAGTAATAGCCCTGCTTAGACTACAGGACCTCTACAAACTAGATCCAAAGAACATGACTG GGTTGGCAAAGGCCTTGAACCTGAATCCGGATGAATGTTTCCACATAGCTATGGTGGCTAACCAGAAGAATCAGTTCCAGCATGCTGCTCTTTGGATGCAGGAAACCCTGAGGAAGCTTGATGAGGTTCCAGATGCTGTGGTAACCAAACAGGAAGTTCTGCAACGTCTTGCTTCTGTTCCATTTCCAGCAAGGAATTTGCCCATTGCCCTTGGACTAAGCCAGGTGTTACCACCTCATG TTGTCATGGATGTGAAGACTTTGCTCCAACTAGCACACTCCAGCAGGCTGGTAGAAAGCATTAAAGACTGGGATGAGGCACAACTCTCCATATCATCCTTTGACAATGCTCCTCAGGCTCATTCATGGCACAGTGACTACGAGGCCTTGTGTAGAGGAGAAGGGATCAAAATG ACCCctcagagacagaggaagatggTTTGTAGGTACACAACAGGGGGAGGAAACCCTCGGCTAATATATGCCCCTGCTAAGCAGGAGCAGGAGTGGGATCAACCTCTCATCCTCAGATTTCATGACTTTTTGACCATAAGTGAGATTAAAGTGATCAAAGAACTTTCCAGATCAAAG CTTGCCCGAGCTAAAGTTGTAGACCCAGTCACAGGAGAAAAGGTTTCCACCACAGTACGTGTGTCAAAAAG tgcCTGGTTGTCTGAAGATGAGAGTCCAGTGGTTGCACGTGTCAATCAAAGAATAGGTGATGTCACAGGGCTGGACATGGAAACAGCAGAGGACCTCCAG attGCAAACTATGGAATTGGAGGACAATATGAACCACACTATGACTCAGCG CTTGTGAATGATTCTTATGTTGAACTTCAAGGAAGGAGGATTGCAACTGTCTTGGTCTAT ATGAGTGATGTGGAAGTTGGCGGTTCCACTGTGTTTCCAAGCGTTGGTGCGGCACTTCGACCCAAAATG GGCTCAGCGGTGGTGTGGTTCAACCTGTTGAAGAGTGGAGAGGAGGACGCTCGTACCCTGCACGCTGCTTGCCCTGTTTTTCTAGGCAGCAAGTGGG TTGCCAATAAGTGGATCCGCTCCTTGGGACAAGAATTCAGGAGGAAGTGCTCTCTGTCCAGCACTGAATGA